The Sorex araneus isolate mSorAra2 chromosome X, mSorAra2.pri, whole genome shotgun sequence DNA segment AGGCGcaggccggggggaggggcgggggggcccgagcccgccgccgcccccccccgcGCCGGCCCCACGCGGAGAGGCACGAGGCGGCCCTTCTCCCAGGTGCCCTCTCGCCCGCCGAGTCGCTCTTGGCATCTGCGTGGAAGCGGGAGCGAGGGGGGCGGAAGGGAGAACTGGGACCCCCCCCCGCCGGCCCCACCGGAGCCGGGCCTGGAGTGGGGCGACCCCCTCGGACTCTCGGTTTGCCGAGGGAGGGGGGTGTCTCGTCCCGGGCACGCCGAGGCGGCGGGTGCGAGTAGGGGTGCAAGGCACCGTGTGTTCTGCAGAGGACTCTCCGGGGGCCTCGTTTTAGATGCTGAGCTACGCTGAATTTAAATTGATTGCTTTATTAATTATGAATCAGCCCTTCCACGTCtcgcagttttgtttttttgaaaaaataacctTAAAGGGCTGAATGTAGTCTAGCTTTGAAGTATATCCATTACCAATCAGTTGCCATGATTGGAATATGTGCCATTGAGGTCCCATGTAAAATTGAAAACCTTATTGTTTCGTGTTTATTGCAGCCATGGCTCTAAAAGGACAAGAAGACTATATTTATCTTTTCAAGGATTCCGCACATCCAGTGGATTTTCTGGATGCCTTCAGAACATTTTACTTGGATGGATTATTTACTGATATTACCCTTCAGTGTCCTTCCGGCATCATCTTCCATTGCCACCGAGCAGTTTTAGCTGCTTGCAGCAATTATTTTAAGGCAATGTTCACAGCTgacatgaaagaaaaatttaaaaataaaataaaaatctctggcATCCACCATGATATTTTGGAAGCCCTGGTAAATTATGCATACACTTCCCAAATCGAAATAACCAAAAGAAATGTTCAAAGCCTGCTTGAAGCAGCTGATCTGCTCCAGTTCCTTTCGGTAAAGAAAGCTTGTGAGCAGTTTTTGGTAAGGCACCTGGATATTGATAATTGTATTGGCATGCACTCCTTTGCAGAGTTTCATGTATGCCCCGAGCTAGAGAAGGAATCTCGACGAATTCTGTGTTCAAGGTTTAAGGAAGTATGGCAACAAGAAGAATTTCTAGAAATCAACCTCGAAAAGTTTCTCTTTATCTTGTCCAGAAAGAATCTCAGTGTTTGGAAAGAAGAAGCTATCATAGAGCCAGTTATTAAGTGGACAGCTCATGATATAGAAAATCGAATAGAATGCCTTTATAATCTGCTAAGCTATATCAATATGGATGTAGATCCGGTGTATTTAAAAACAGCTTTAAGCCTTCAGAGAAGCTGCTTACTCACCGAAAATAAGATACGATCACTCATATACAATGCTTTGAATCCTATGCATAAGGAGATTTCCCAGAGGTCCACAGCCACAATGTATATAATTGGAGGCTATTACTGGCATCCTTTATCAGAGGTCCACATTTGGGACCCTATGACAAATGTTTGGATTCAGGGAGCAGAAATACCAGATTATACTAGGGAGAGCTATGGTGTCACTTGTCTGGGACCCAACATTTATGTGACTGGGGGTTACAGGACAGATAATATCGAAGCACTTGACACGGTGTGGATCTACAACAGTGAAAATGACGAATGGACAGAAGGTTTGCCAATGCTCAATGCCAGGTATTACCACTGTGCTGTCACCTTGGGTGGCTGTGTCTATGCTCTAGGCGGTTACAGAAAAGGGGCTCCAGCAGAAGAGGCTGAGTTCTATGATCCCTTAAAAGAGAAGTGGATTCCAATTGCCAACATGATAAAAGGTGAGTACAGATTATATTTATTCTGCATGTGTAGATGTTTCCAGTTAAGCCAGAAAAGTTACCATtcttgcactt contains these protein-coding regions:
- the KLHL23 gene encoding kelch-like protein 23; translated protein: MALKGQEDYIYLFKDSAHPVDFLDAFRTFYLDGLFTDITLQCPSGIIFHCHRAVLAACSNYFKAMFTADMKEKFKNKIKISGIHHDILEALVNYAYTSQIEITKRNVQSLLEAADLLQFLSVKKACEQFLVRHLDIDNCIGMHSFAEFHVCPELEKESRRILCSRFKEVWQQEEFLEINLEKFLFILSRKNLSVWKEEAIIEPVIKWTAHDIENRIECLYNLLSYINMDVDPVYLKTALSLQRSCLLTENKIRSLIYNALNPMHKEISQRSTATMYIIGGYYWHPLSEVHIWDPMTNVWIQGAEIPDYTRESYGVTCLGPNIYVTGGYRTDNIEALDTVWIYNSENDEWTEGLPMLNARYYHCAVTLGGCVYALGGYRKGAPAEEAEFYDPLKEKWIPIANMIKGVGNATACVLHEVIYVIGGHCGYRGSCTYDKVQSYNSDINEWSLITSSPHPEYGLCSVPFENKLYLVGGQTTITECYDPEQNEWREIASMMERRMECGAVIMNGCIYVTGGYSYSKGTYLQSIEKYDPDLNKWEIVGNLPSAMRSHGCVCVYNV